The following proteins come from a genomic window of Neptunomonas concharum:
- a CDS encoding Lrp/AsnC family transcriptional regulator translates to MDAFDRKILNCLQADGRISNQQLADDVGLSTAACWRRVKALEDQGIIRKYTALIDPDAVQQGLCVLVMVSLLRHSTEHTLAFESAMKDCSEVLQCYAVTGNADFVLRVMVSDIKAYDRFLNEKVFPLEGISQVHSNFALREIKSETALKV, encoded by the coding sequence ATGGATGCTTTTGATCGTAAGATACTAAATTGTTTACAGGCTGATGGTCGAATAAGTAATCAACAGTTGGCGGATGATGTGGGGTTGTCTACAGCGGCTTGTTGGCGTCGGGTTAAGGCTTTAGAAGATCAGGGGATCATACGTAAATATACAGCGTTAATAGATCCTGATGCCGTACAGCAGGGGCTTTGTGTATTGGTCATGGTGTCGTTGTTGCGACATTCGACAGAGCATACGCTTGCTTTTGAGTCGGCTATGAAGGATTGCTCTGAAGTGTTGCAGTGCTACGCCGTAACGGGTAATGCAGACTTTGTGCTACGTGTGATGGTGTCGGATATTAAAGCCTATGATCGCTTCCTTAATGAAAAGGTGTTTCCACTTGAAGGGATTTCCCAAGTACATTCTAATTTTGCATTGCGTGAAATTAAGAGTGAAACCGCTTTGAAGGTGTAA
- a CDS encoding HyaD/HybD family hydrogenase maturation endopeptidase — translation MSDLKVLILGIGNILWADEGFGVRCVEALNQRYHFPPNVRLMDGGTQGIYLVQHVQWADMLIVFDAVDYGLEPGTLKIVRDDEVPKFMGAKQMSLHQTGFQEVLAMAEFTGSYPQTLLLIGCQPVELEDFGGSLRDVVRQQIDPALSIALDFLSDKGVKPLSDVQAGLHTAEALAPLELTLAEYEQGRPSEVEACRVGDPRVLAHTEQDN, via the coding sequence ATGTCTGATCTGAAAGTACTGATCCTTGGGATCGGTAATATCCTATGGGCCGATGAAGGCTTCGGTGTACGGTGTGTTGAGGCATTAAATCAACGTTACCATTTCCCCCCCAATGTTCGTCTGATGGATGGCGGCACTCAAGGTATTTATCTTGTTCAGCATGTCCAGTGGGCCGATATGCTTATTGTCTTCGATGCTGTGGATTATGGTCTTGAGCCTGGCACATTGAAGATTGTCCGTGATGATGAGGTGCCTAAATTCATGGGTGCTAAACAGATGAGCCTTCATCAAACCGGCTTTCAAGAAGTGCTTGCCATGGCGGAATTTACTGGCAGTTATCCGCAAACGTTACTGCTAATTGGCTGCCAGCCTGTGGAGTTGGAGGACTTTGGGGGAAGCTTAAGGGATGTTGTTCGACAGCAGATTGATCCTGCGCTCTCAATTGCTCTGGATTTTCTGTCCGACAAGGGCGTTAAGCCACTGAGCGATGTGCAAGCAGGTCTTCACACAGCTGAAGCCTTAGCGCCTTTAGAGTTGACACTTGCTGAGTATGAGCAGGGGAGACCTTCTGAGGTTGAGGCTTGTCGTGTAGGTGACCCTAGAGTGCTTGCACATACAGAGCAGGATAACTGA